In a single window of the Gloeocapsa sp. PCC 73106 genome:
- the thrC gene encoding threonine synthase: MTKTTAIPSQKPTFTKLVSKEGGNEYPLKAIHICEETFAPLEVAYDYDAIKNQVSREIIEAGPNSIWRYRAFLPVEGKDVIDVGTGMTPLVKSNRLARRLGLKNLYIKNDAVNMPTLSFKDRVVSVALTRARELGFTTVSCASTGNLANSTAAIAAHAGLDCCVFIPADLEAGKILGTLIYNPVVMAVKGNYDQVNRLCSEVGNTYGWGFVNINLRPYYSEGSKTLGFEVAEQLGWELPDQIVAPLASGSLYTKIYKGFQEFVKVGLVADKKVRFNGAQAEGCSPIATAFREGRDFITPVKPNTIAKSIAIGNPADGIYALDVARKTGGQIESVNDTEIIAGIKLLAETEGIFTETAGGTTIAVLQKLVEAGKIDPEEKTVVYITGNGLKTQEAVQEYIGEPFTIDARLDSFERALERARTLERLEWQQVLV, from the coding sequence ATGACTAAAACTACAGCAATCCCTAGTCAAAAGCCTACATTTACTAAACTCGTATCTAAAGAAGGGGGAAATGAATACCCACTCAAAGCGATTCATATTTGTGAGGAAACCTTTGCCCCATTGGAAGTAGCCTACGACTACGACGCGATCAAAAATCAGGTGAGTCGAGAAATTATCGAAGCAGGACCTAATTCAATCTGGCGTTATCGAGCATTTTTACCCGTAGAAGGGAAAGACGTGATCGATGTAGGTACGGGAATGACTCCTCTAGTTAAATCAAATCGTTTAGCGCGTCGTCTGGGGCTAAAAAACCTCTATATCAAAAACGACGCAGTAAATATGCCTACCTTGAGCTTTAAAGATCGAGTGGTATCGGTTGCCTTAACCCGCGCTCGGGAATTGGGATTTACTACAGTTTCCTGCGCTAGTACCGGAAATCTCGCCAACTCCACAGCTGCGATCGCCGCTCACGCAGGTTTAGATTGTTGCGTATTTATCCCCGCTGACTTAGAAGCAGGTAAAATCCTCGGTACCCTCATCTACAACCCGGTAGTCATGGCGGTTAAGGGTAACTACGACCAAGTAAACCGTCTCTGCTCAGAAGTAGGCAATACTTATGGCTGGGGCTTCGTCAATATCAACTTACGTCCCTACTACTCCGAAGGTTCCAAAACCCTAGGTTTCGAAGTAGCAGAACAATTAGGTTGGGAACTTCCCGATCAGATCGTCGCTCCCTTAGCTTCGGGCTCCCTCTATACTAAGATCTACAAAGGTTTTCAAGAGTTTGTCAAAGTGGGCTTAGTAGCTGATAAAAAAGTACGCTTCAACGGTGCTCAAGCGGAAGGATGTTCCCCCATCGCCACCGCTTTCAGAGAGGGAAGAGACTTTATCACTCCAGTTAAACCCAACACCATCGCTAAATCGATCGCGATTGGTAATCCTGCTGACGGTATTTACGCTCTTGATGTGGCAAGAAAAACGGGCGGTCAGATTGAATCGGTGAATGACACAGAAATAATAGCAGGTATTAAGCTTCTAGCGGAAACCGAAGGTATCTTTACTGAAACCGCAGGAGGAACGACGATCGCTGTACTGCAAAAACTAGTAGAAGCTGGTAAAATCGACCCAGAGGAAAAAACCGTAGTCTATATCACCGGTAATGGCTTAAAGACTCAAGAAGCGGTGCAAGAATACATTGGTGAACCCTTCACCATTGACGCGCGTTTAGACAGTTTCGAACGAGCTTTAGAACGTGCTCGCACCCTAGAGCGTTTAGAATGGCAACAAGTTTTAGTTTAA
- a CDS encoding MoaD/ThiS family protein, which yields MTVKVLIPTPLQKFTDNQAVIECSAEDLGGLIDALESNCPGIKTRLCDENGEPRRFLNFYVNSEDIRFLQGTKTPLSEGDEVSIVPAVAGG from the coding sequence ATGACAGTAAAAGTACTTATCCCTACACCCCTGCAAAAATTTACCGACAACCAAGCAGTAATCGAGTGTTCCGCTGAAGATCTCGGGGGGTTAATCGACGCTTTAGAAAGCAATTGTCCCGGGATTAAAACCCGTCTCTGTGATGAAAATGGCGAACCCCGACGCTTTCTTAATTTCTACGTCAATAGCGAAGATATTCGCTTTCTCCAAGGAACCAAAACCCCACTTTCAGAGGGGGATGAGGTAAGTATCGTTCCTGCGGTAGCGG